One genomic region from Balaenoptera musculus isolate JJ_BM4_2016_0621 chromosome X, mBalMus1.pri.v3, whole genome shotgun sequence encodes:
- the RAI2 gene encoding retinoic acid-induced protein 2, with translation MDDLQSQNLSMDMTDSSPALTNNRLENGMAQLITTEAWNINSTDLVKKALVTVPAPSILNPPAESQSGMALKVAATVLQPLCLGESPVVMPIHMQVEGSSAPELNPNGNATYVMTTQGPVQLPVVLEQHVFQHLNSPLVLPQEAPCSSSAIHNNLFQGAEDPEAQPQLLDLRIPSQPQEPTLPFEAVLQNLFPSQGALGPPPCQPPPGYAPVPPQPFNSPLSPLVPPATLLVPYPVIVPLPVPVPIPIPIPVPQSPESKFSPSFRKPPSSFGLHPFKGTQTPLQKEELKPFDLLPPREYFQLGRHTVIKMGSENEALDLSMKSVPWLKAGEVSPPMCQEDAALDLSLAAHRKSEPPPETLYDSSGSVDSPGHTVMEKLPSGTEVPFAPATPHEASAVMDSHMGSSDAAEPPRQPSGEVKAENNIEIVSESQAAKVIVSVEDTVPTIFCGKIKGLSGVSTKNFSFKREDSMLQGYDINSPGEESMGNTEPLRKPVKNRSIKLKKVNSQEIHMLPIKKQRLATFFPRK, from the coding sequence ATGGACGATCTGCAGTCCCAGAACCTCTCCATGGACATGACCGACTCCTCCCCTGCCTTGACCAATAACAGACTGGAGAATGGCATGGCCCAGCTGATTACCACTGAGGCCTGGAACATCAACTCCACCGACCTGGTAAAGAAGGCCCTGGTGACCGTGCCGGCCCCGTCCATTCTGAACCCCCCGGCTGAGTCCCAGAGCGGCATGGCTCTGAAGGTAGCGGCCACCGTGCTGCAGCCCCTGTGCCTCGGGGAGAGTCCGGTGGTGATGCCCATTCACATGCAGGTGGAGGGCAGCTCCGCGCCAGAGCTCAACCCTAACGGCAACGCCACTTACGTCATGACCACACAGGGCCCCGTGCAGCTGCCGGTGGTGCTGGAGCAGCACGTCTTCCAGCACCTCAACTCCCCTCTGGTCCTGCCACAGGAGGCCCCGTGCTCCTCCAGCGCCATCCACAACAACCTCTTCCAGGGAGCCGAGGACCCCGaggcccagccccagctcctggaCCTGAGGATCCCCAGCCAGCCGCAGGAGCCCACGTTGCCCTTCGAAGCCGTGCTCCAGAATTTGTTTCCTTCGCAGGGCGCTCTCGGCCCTCCACCCTGCCAGCCTCCTCCGGGATACGCCCCTGTGCCCCCCCAGCCCTTTAACTCCCCCTTGTCCCCCCTGGTCCCGCCGGCCACCCTCTTGGTTCCCTACCCTGTGATCGTCCCCTTGCCTGTGCCggtccccatccccatccccatcccggTGCCTCAGAGTCCTGAATCCAAGTTCAGCCCCAGCTTCCGAAAGCCACCATCTTCCTTCGGCCTACACCCCTTCAAAGGCACCCAGACCCCTCTCCAGAAGGAGGAACTGAAGCCCTTCGACCTCCTCCCGCCGAGGGAGTACTTCCAGCTCGGCCGCCACACCGTCATCAAGATGGGGAGTGAGAACGAGGCCCTGGATCTCTCCATGAAGTCGGTGCCCTGGCTCAAGGCTGGCGAAGTCAGTCCCCCGATGTGCCAGGAAGATGCAGCCCTAGACCTGTCACTGGCAGCCCACCGGAAATCTGAGCCTCCCCCTGAGACATTGTATGACAGCAGCGGGTCAGTGGACAGCCCAGGTCACACTGTGATGGAGAAACTTCCCAGTGGCACGGAAGTGCCCTTTGCCCCCGCCACGCCCCACGAGGCCTCAGCCGTGATGGATAGTCACATGGGCAGCAGCGACGCCGCCGAGCCGCCCAGGCAGCCCAGCGGTGAGGTCAAGGCTGAAAATAACATTGAGATTGTGAGCGAGTCCCAGGCGGCCAAGGTGATCGTCTCCGTGGAAGACACTGTGCCTACCATCTTCTGTGGCAAGATCAAAGGCCTCTCGGGGGTGTCCACCAAAAACTTCTCCTTCAAAAGAGAAGACTCCATGCTTCAGGGCTATGACATCAACAGCCCAGGAGAAGAGTCCATGGGAAACACGGAGCCCCTTAGGAAACCCGTCAAAAACCGGAGCATAAAGTTAAAGAAAGTGAACTCCCAGGAAATACACATGCTCCCAATCAAAAAACAACGGCTGGCCACCTTTTTTCCAAGAAAGTAa